The following DNA comes from Bacteroidetes bacterium SB0662_bin_6.
GCGTCCGATCATCCGGCACCCGGCCTATGTAACTGACACTGGCGACGGCGCTGAGTTGCGGCATATACTGTGTCATGGCCAAACGGCGGTCCACTCGCTGCAACTCGATCGCAAGGCGCGCCTGTTCGAGGTCCGGTCGATGCGCCAGCGCCATGTCGACGGCGTTTTCCGCCGACACGGTCAGGAAGCGGCCCCGCTCTTCGGTTTCCAGATTGCCTCGCAGCCGTATCGGCTGATCAACCGGAATACCAATCCGCATCTTGAGATTGTCGATTGCTTGTGCTGCGAGGCCGGCGGCCTCGACTTGTTGCGTTTCAAGATTGGCAAGCTCGACCTCCGCCGTCAGGCGCTGGAATTTCGGCGCCAGACCCTGGCTCACTCGCCGGATCGTTTCGTCGAGCGTGAGCTGCGTGCGCTCAACACTCATACGAACGACTTCCACCTGTTTCAGGGATAGCAGCGCCTGATAGAATGTCTCACGCACCTCGTGGAGAACGATTTGCCGCTGCCGGTTCAGGACTTCGTCGGTCAGATCTTTGTAATATCTTGCCCCCCGGATTCCGACAAAGACATCGGCAGAGAAAATCGTTTGGCTGAGGGAGATACTGTTCAGAAATTCGTTGGGCACCGCAAAGGGATTGGTGTCTCCTCCAAAACCGGCCCCGATAGCATCCAGTCCACTCTCCTGCCGATCTATGAATTCGTCGAAATCAATGGGCGCAGTTTCTGTATCCGTGTCTGTGCGCGCCCGTTCATTGAACGATAACCAGTCAATAAAACCGAACGAACTGAACAATCCTCCCGCTTCCGAACCTGCAAAGGGATTGGCGCTTTTCAGGTTGCGCGTATAACTGGACGTTACGTCGATAAGAGGCCATGCTTCGCCCCAGGCTTCGCGAACCTGCGCGGAAGCCTGCTCGACATTAAGGCGCTCGAGCCGCATCGCATAGTTATGAACCAGGGCAATCTGGATCGCTTCGTCAAGCGTCAGCGTGAGAGGCTCTTGCGCGCCCTCGACAGTAGTCTGCGCGAGGGTTGTTGAGGCAGGCGTCAGGCTGCCAGCGAGCAGGACGCCCGCGATCAGGATAGGGAGGCGAATATTGGCCATGGCCTTGCAAAGGGTCGCCTCATGGTCGGCCCAGATGTCGGAAAAAACCGATTCCAACAAGAGGGTACGTGGCGATTATGGTAGGGTTTCGGAAAAAAGGATGAAGAAAAAATCAGAAGGGATAAAAGGGCGGTTTTTTTCGGCACGTTGATTCAATAGTAGTCCTCAAGCCGGTGCGCATGCAGGTAATCCACAATGTTTTTAACCTGTTGGGCGCTTTCCCGGTTGCAGATCAGCAGGGCGTCTTCCGTATCGACCACAATCGTGTCGTGCATGCCTATCAGCACGACGAGTCGCTGGTTGGCGTCAATCAGGCATCTGCTCGAGTCGTTCAGAATCACGTTCCCATTGAGCGTATTACCCTGTTTGTCTTTTTTGCGAAGCGTATACACCGCTGCCCAGTCGCCGACGTCACTCCAACCGAATGAGGCGGGCACCACAAACACCTTGTCTGCCCGCTCCATGACCCCGTAATCGATCGAAATAGTGGGGCTTTTAGCATAAGCTTCCGAGACAGCCTTGGTTTCCTGTGCGGTACCGAGCGCATCCCGTACGGGTTCGAAGGCCCGAAAGACCTTGGGCAGATGGTGTTGTATAGCGTTCAGGATAGAATCGGCGCGCCACACAAAAATCCCGCTGTTCCAGAGAAAATCCCCCGAATCCAGAAAGCGTTCGGCGGTTTCGATGTCGGGTTTCTCGGCAAAGGTCCGGACAGGAAGGGCCTCCGGCGTTTTCAGGTCACGATCGACGTGCCCTTCGTATTGCACGTACCCGTATCCTGTCTCCGGATGGGTAGGTTCGATACCGATCGTAACGAGGGTATCCTTTTCTTTTGCCTTGCCGATAGCGGTGCGGAGCGCCTTGTGAAACCGCCTGGAGTTACGGATGACATGGTCGGCCGGCAAGGCGATCATGATGGCGTCGGGGTCCCGCGCAAGCAATTGTATGGCGGCAAGGGCAATGCATGGCCCCGTGTTGCGTCCGACAGGCTCGGCAAGGATGTTTTCCGCGGGAACGGTGGGAAGTTGTTCCTGTGTCTGATCGACGTACCGGCGGTGCGTGACGACAAAAACGTTCTCGTCCGGGATGATGCCTCGCAAGCGGGACATGGTGCTGCGGATCAGTGTATCTCCGCCGTGAATCGCCAGAAATTGCTTGGGATTGTTCTCGCGGCTTTGCGGCCAGAATCGACTACCGATTCCGCCCGCCATGATTACGGCATATGCCATATCCGGATGAAAGTGAGCTATGGAAGGAAGGGATAAGGAACCGCGTTAGCAGGTATTATGCGGGATTTTGGGAGCAAGTCGGGCTTCTGCGCATAATACCTGCAGCGTATGATGTTCCGGAATCAGGATGCCCAATTGGTAATGCACAGCAATCAATCGTTTGGATCATGTCTTTGAACGATGCTGGAGTTCCTGTTTTCGTCGCAGGCCACCGTGGTCTGGTCGGTTCGGCGGTTGTACGCCGTCTTCAGTCCGAGGGCTGTCACCGGTTGTTGCTGCGTACGCGCGACGAACTCGATTTGCTCGATCAAGAGGCTGTTGATGTGTTTTTCGAGCAGGAGCGCCCGGGCTTTGTGATACTTGCAGCCGCGGTGGTCGGCGGCATTCTGGCGAACGATCAATATCCCGCGGATTTTATCTCCGACAACATTGCCATTCAGTCGAATGTGATTCGTTCTGCACACAAATACGGCGTACGGCGGCTTGTTTTTCTTGGAAGTTCATGCATTTATCCGAAGCATGCCCCACAACCCATGCCCGAGAAATGCATACTGACGGGACCTCTTGAACCCACAAATCAATGGTACGCAGTGGCGAAAATCGCCGGCGCCAGAACATGCGAAGCGTATCGGAAGCAATACGGGGATGATTTCGTTACGTTAATGCCGACGAATTTATACGGCCCGAATGATAATTTCGATCCGGAGACGTCACACGTTCCGGCGGCTTTATTGCGAAGATTTCACGAGGCAAAGCGCGTTGGAGCCCCGGATGCGCCAGTGACGCTGTGGGGGACCGGGACGCCGCGCCGCGAATTCATGTATGTGGACGATCTGGCGGATGCGATTCTCTACGTATTGGGCCTGTCGGCGGACAAGTTGTATGCAA
Coding sequences within:
- a CDS encoding TolC family protein, whose amino-acid sequence is MLESVFSDIWADHEATLCKAMANIRLPILIAGVLLAGSLTPASTTLAQTTVEGAQEPLTLTLDEAIQIALVHNYAMRLERLNVEQASAQVREAWGEAWPLIDVTSSYTRNLKSANPFAGSEAGGLFSSFGFIDWLSFNERARTDTDTETAPIDFDEFIDRQESGLDAIGAGFGGDTNPFAVPNEFLNSISLSQTIFSADVFVGIRGARYYKDLTDEVLNRQRQIVLHEVRETFYQALLSLKQVEVVRMSVERTQLTLDETIRRVSQGLAPKFQRLTAEVELANLETQQVEAAGLAAQAIDNLKMRIGIPVDQPIRLRGNLETEERGRFLTVSAENAVDMALAHRPDLEQARLAIELQRVDRRLAMTQYMPQLSAVASVSYIGRVPDDRTRIVTENRDDFIYRRESIDFFSQSYWNPAISAGVRLTWNIFNGFRTGARVQQRSIALHQAELQYDQTRQQIRMEVQGALRDLEAAQQRILAQEQNVQRAELNYEYARARLAEGIASPVEERNASEQLDQSRLNRLRALYDYLLAQSALETSMGMTQWNAAEPRLTSK
- a CDS encoding mannose-1-phosphate guanylyltransferase → MAYAVIMAGGIGSRFWPQSRENNPKQFLAIHGGDTLIRSTMSRLRGIIPDENVFVVTHRRYVDQTQEQLPTVPAENILAEPVGRNTGPCIALAAIQLLARDPDAIMIALPADHVIRNSRRFHKALRTAIGKAKEKDTLVTIGIEPTHPETGYGYVQYEGHVDRDLKTPEALPVRTFAEKPDIETAERFLDSGDFLWNSGIFVWRADSILNAIQHHLPKVFRAFEPVRDALGTAQETKAVSEAYAKSPTISIDYGVMERADKVFVVPASFGWSDVGDWAAVYTLRKKDKQGNTLNGNVILNDSSRCLIDANQRLVVLIGMHDTIVVDTEDALLICNRESAQQVKNIVDYLHAHRLEDYY
- a CDS encoding GDP-L-fucose synthase; the encoded protein is MSLNDAGVPVFVAGHRGLVGSAVVRRLQSEGCHRLLLRTRDELDLLDQEAVDVFFEQERPGFVILAAAVVGGILANDQYPADFISDNIAIQSNVIRSAHKYGVRRLVFLGSSCIYPKHAPQPMPEKCILTGPLEPTNQWYAVAKIAGARTCEAYRKQYGDDFVTLMPTNLYGPNDNFDPETSHVPAALLRRFHEAKRVGAPDAPVTLWGTGTPRREFMYVDDLADAILYVLGLSADKLYATASDGMLNVGVGEDISITELAEIIRGVVGSESAIRYDPTRPDGTPRKLMDVSRMKNLGWSARTPIREGFSKTYAWYLANELKEVEA